In Micropterus dolomieu isolate WLL.071019.BEF.003 ecotype Adirondacks linkage group LG01, ASM2129224v1, whole genome shotgun sequence, the sequence attttttattttttgctgctatcGAAACACCATAATTGGACAggtggttgcaatttgcaacctcaccgttagatgccactaaatcttacacactgaacctttaagataTACTAAACTATTAATTCAGAATtcttataaatacaaatactaaACACTATTAATAGATGGTGGGAGACGGAGTTGTGCTGCTtaattacaaataataataatattaatatttatttataaagaacttttcaaaacaatgttacaaagtgaTTTCACAAGAGCAAACACTTCAAACAAATAAGATATACATGGctctgatttcctcgggcaggctgtccCCCTGCTCCCCAACgctttgtcccctttagtttacAGTCGAGactgaaacagacaacagacctctgcatGAGGATCTCAATGTACATGCTGGTGCGTTTaagactaaaaggtcagagatataaCAGGTAATTAcagctgttgcagtaatccaggcgtgGTGAAATAAAGGCGTGTACGATGGTCTGAGTGtccttaaaaattaaaattaaaaattaaaatttttaatatatttctaagctaaaataaacattattgcACAaactttgtggtgtgctgctcaaaacttAAACAACTGTTTAATTAGACGCCAGGATTCTTTGCAATAGGCCTCATATGATCTattagggaaccagcagatggcagtatttgttttgccatttgctgggacccaatgaccaggatctcTGTTTCGGCTAAGTTCAGCAGGAGGAAATTAATTGACATCCAATTATATTATCCAAGTATTGATATCACAGAGGCAGTCTGTAAGTGAACTCATTTCAAGCATTTCAGGGTCTGTGGACGGGCAGGTACATTTTTGTGTCATCAGCGTAAATATGAAAAGAGACACCATGTTTCTGGACAATGTGTCCAAGAGGAAgcaaatacagggaaaataaaatggGTTCTAAGactgacccctgaggcacaccatatttaaccggacagaatgaggagacagtTATTCAGACAAACAGACTCTCccatttgacaggtaggatgaaaaccattctaaggcagtACCGGATATCCCCAGTCAGTAcctctgtctaacatgatgttgtgatcaatggtgtcaaagcagcgctaaggtccaggagtaccaggactgagcacataccttcatcagcagacattaaaaggtcattggtgactttaagcagggcagtctcagtgctgtggtacttcctgaaaccagattgaaacttttaaaatatttatttcccAGTGTGCAGAGcagttgtttggacacaatATTTGCTAAAATCTTTGCTATAAAAGGTCATTTGGAAATTCGTCTAAAATTTTGAAGGAGGGAGGGATCCAGACCATGCTTTTTTAATACTGGGTTCACACAAGCAGTTTTATAAAAGTCAGGAACACAatcagtagatagggagctatTAAAAATAGAAAGCAAAcagggcccaacagaatccattactttgaACAACTTCATCTGTGAGGTGCATGGGTTCCCAACACTGGCTTAGCACAAAGCCTGGAAGCAGTGGAAAACTGCTAGCCTAGGGccatgcaaagaaaaaaaataaaccttCCAATAACTCCACAGCACTTATTATACTATTTTTTATATACTATTTTAATGTAAAGTAATACTATTATATTAAACCTCTGCTCGAACTTTTGAGATGCTTCATTCAagtgtatttattaaaatgttggaCTGTTCCTTTATCAGTGTATAATAATTTTAGGGAACATAGTCAGGAACAGGTGAGATGTGCAGACACTAACAAGGGTGCTTTGCTCTTGTGATATTTAgtcatttatttacaatatttacacTTAGAATGGCCACAGAGAGAATATAACACATGATGCACAGTTACATATGGGATATAACAAGAAGAACATGTGTAATAATAGATGATTAGAGCTATGTTGGTTTTAGTCCAGACTGATTATTTATAATAACAGGGTCATTCCTGTTATGCAGCAACATTTTGGTCTCAAAGTTTTTGGAAACAAATGATTGAGCAAATTATGATTTATCATGTTTTTGCATTATATAAGAACAGTGACATGTTTAACTCTCAGGAAAACATATTGGCCAATCTCAGGtactcaaataaaaataattgtgtgGACGGAAAATGAACAGCGCTCTCCTGGTTGATTGTCCAGTTTCTGGCCTTTACCTTAACATATCAAACAAATGTTGGCgtacattaacacacacattgtaACATTTATAAACTGACTGACATAAAGGAACACCAGGCTCACTTTAGTGTTTGGCTAACTTGTCACCGGGGGTAAGCAGATGAACGtattgtgtaaatgtgtatgaGAGGAATGTAATTTCCATGTTTGATGCTGGTCTGACCCCCTCTCTTCTTTCAGGGTGGAGCCTGCTGGAGTCCGATGGCTGACACCAGGTCtgaggaagtgtaagtgtgtttttcatttgattcatgaaaacaaagcagcaaaCATTCAACCATCTTCAGACTTTTAAATTGCTATAGTCATCATCAAAGTGTCAATCAATGAACAGATGATAGATCAATAACTGCAGCTGTGttgtgtctcgttctctccatcagattccTGTGAACTCACAgtcgacacaaacacagtacacAGAAACATCAAGCTGTCTGACGACAACAGGAAGGCGACATGTGTGTTAGAGAACATGTCATATCCGGATCATCCAGACAGGTTTGACCAGTGTCCTCAGCTGCTGTGTAGAGATGGTCTGACTggtcgctgttactgggaggtcgaATGGAGAAAAAGCGTTAACATATCAGTGAGTTACAGAGGaatcagaaggagaggagagagagaagactgTGTGTTTGGATTGAACGatcagtcctggagtctgagCTGCTCTGATCGTGATGGTtactctgtctggcacaataacAGAAGAAcaaccacctcctcctcctcctcctcctcctcctcctcctcctcctcctcctcctcctcctcctcctcctctaacagagtagcagtgtatgtggactgtcctgctggctctctgtccttctacagagtctcctctgacacactgatccacctccacaccttcaacaccacattcactgaacctctttatcctggCTTTGGGTTCGGGTCCTGGGATTCTGGTTcttcagtgtctctgtgttctgtttaggAGGGAGAGTCTCCTCCTGTTGGAGAAACATTCTTACTGCTGAACAGATCAGTTGAGTCTGTACAGTTACAGAAATCGTTCAGGTGTTTGGGAAACTCACCTTTGTACGGGGCCTTCAAGTAAAACCTCTCTGTCTGATATTTCACACCTGGTGTACTTCGCCTTTCGCTCgttgtcagctgggattggctacagcccccccccccccccccacNNNNNNNNNNNNNNNNNNNNtggtctcccccccccccccccccccccccccccccgaccttgtacgcaggataagcggttgaggttggatggatggtatatacatgtatgtagatatagatatatatgtgtgcgtgttttgtgttttgaggtgacttttgtttcttgtattgttttttaaaaataaagattattattattaatgtgtgtgtatatatagatgTACATATAGAtctacagtgccttgcgaaagtattcggcccccttgaacttttcgaccttttgccacatttcaggcttcaaacataaagatataaaactgtaattttttgtgaagaatcaacaacaagtgggacacaatcatgaagtggaacgaaatttatactttcgcaaggcactgtatatctagtagcttagctcactacattttccaagtagctttcCCAACACTGATCCTTATTTGGTGGGAATTTCTTTGACTTTTACCTTctgtcatttgttgttttgactTATTTTGTTCCAATAAAAGCAGAGTGTTACTGTGagtgtttgttgtctttctcaGGTCAGGACCAGGGAGACTGATAGGATTTTTGCAAGGCTGATACTGATTATTAGTAGTCAAGTTGGCCGATATTTGGAACCGCTATGTATTTGTCGTAAAGGTGAAAATCTCCAACACAAACGTAAACATTTTTTAAGACACTTTTATTataaagttttcttttaaagaacaaacacataaaactcaacacaacaaaaaaaataaaatcacccTCTTCTTCCATCTtgcaaaatataatatacatatcaATATTTGGTCAGAAGTGTCTTTtacatgttattttttaaagatattgcGAATTTGTTTTCCCACTGTGGTGTTGTCTTTTGGAAATTTCTAAATCTCTGGTTTGTAAATACCTCAAGTGGTCCTGATTCTTTTTCAATTTTAGCTTTTTTCCTTATTcactgaaatgtaaataaataaacaaaatagatCCCCAATATTTTATAGGGGTGGTGATgctgcaatggataagacgcctgcctttggtgtgagcaTTTTGAAATCTGCTGTTTTAAAGTATATAAatctttttaactgttttaaccTCTTTCCCTTGACTGATATGTTTATCTTTTAGTccatgtgtttatttctctctgtgattatttCATTGCCTATCACACATATGTTGGCAAtaaggttttaaaatgtttaaactttccTATGAAAGGGTGAATCTCATAGTGTATCAGTTTGTTTTACAGGTTGATCaactgaggatctgaaaaaatgCCGGGAGGCAGGGCCTTTCTGCTCTTGGCCAATCACAATCTGAATCTGAAACACCTGGGAAGTTCTTTCAGTTTTCGCTTCTGAAACCCACTTCTGTGTTCGCTGTCATTTCTCTAGCTATCTGCGCTTTTGTGTGGAGATTTTATGTTTCTGACAGAAACCTGGCTTCATGCTGGTGAGTTCACTCCATTCTCTGAACTTCTTCCTCCCTGCTGTCACTTTCTCAGCTCAGGGCGTCTGTGTTCAAATCTGTCTTTCGTTGTCGGGAAATTCTGGTTACTTGTGGTTAAAACTGTGTTATATGCGGTGGTGTAAGTTTAACAAGGATTTTATTCAAGACTTTGCAGACTTGCTTTGAAATATGATGACTTCTTAAttattggtgattttaacatgtGTGCTGTGAATCCAAACCTCTGGCTAAAGATTTTCTTAATCTTCTTGACTCTTTTAATCTCACGCTGTCACCGGCCCGACATATTCTGGATCTTGTGCTGCCGTATGGTTTATGTGTAACCATAAGTGAATCTACCTGTCTTATTTACTGTGGCTCTCCCCTGTTTGGAGATTTCTACCTGTGCGTGCAATTAACCCTTTAACTGCAGTTTTGATTGTACTTGCACTGAGATATTGGACTGTGGTGCTTCACTGACAGAGAAACGCTCTAAACCACTTTTCAATAAAAGGACAATTCCTAGAGAGTGGTTTTTAATCAACTTCGATCATTTTtagatgattttagtattcatgAAAAATTCCTCGATGTCCCCAGATCCAGGTTAAAAACGGTGACTGAGCCTTCTCAGTAGCCGAATACTTTACCTGTTCAAATAAGAAATGCCCAAACTCCTGACACTTTCAAATCCTTGCTAAAGACTTATCTTTATTCAttggccttcaaacagagttgagtagtgacatttacttgatttattttttactttttctgctgttgtcatgtaaaataaataaacttgaatttGAACTTGaactctaatctgagcccttatgtctcCACTTGCATGTGAATCAGTACTAAATTTACTGCactatttataattttttttataaaatgagACTTTAAAGACAGTTTCACTGACCATTATTCTTGCGATATTTTATATTCGCAGATCAAAGATTTTGAAAGCAAAGCCtgagtttaaaaacaaagtgggaataaaaacaggatgtgaCTGAAGATCAGCTGAACTATAGCAACACTGTTAGAAATTACCAGCATTTCACAATAattaaaagtattattttacagtaacttGTTGTAAATGAGTTTCCCTGTAATATCCCGATGAATACCTGTAAAAACTACAGTATCCTTggtttttacagcatttaactcttattttacagtaaaatctTGCAATCTAAAACCTGCTGTTATATCACAACAAGGTCTGTACTATCACAGCAACACAGTGAAAAAATTAAGGATTTCACAGCATTAAACAGTATTATTACTGTGTGCCCTTGGAAGTCACATGACATAACTGAACTGTTTTGAACTGAAGGCTCTGTCGTGTCCCTCTTCTATTCCGGGCTGAATGGAGAAGGTGAGCAGCATGCATGTTTGCAGCACTTACACCCATGTTATtttaatatgataataatatttactttcaaataaatgtttatcgCATGACTCAGTTCACATTTTGTTAGCAAGTGCCCGGAATTGTTGAAAGTTCTCTCACAGCATTTGCTAATAGTAGTAATGTTAGTAATGAGGAGAGTTTCGCTACAGTTTTTCATGTCACTATCCCCGTTTAGACAAATCTGGTGTTTGTAAAGTTTATAAAACCAATGATGGGACAAACATTACTATTTATGTGTGCACATTTCTGTAATTAGTCAAGGTTATCATAGATTAGCATTGCTAACTGTTAGCTGTTTAACTTTAATAACTTAGTGATTCAAACGGTGATTCAACGTCAAAAAAAGATAGTGattcaaacaacacaaaatcacTCTCCAGAACTTTCTCATTCACGGTTCCATGCTCATCTGGAATGCACAATCCAGGtccatgaaaaaatatttttccagcGGATATCTTAGTTACAACATGACTGAGCTAACTGGAGTAAGTTAGTCTCATGTCGTGTTCGACAACGGgatatgaatgaataataagttgtaaatgcactttacattgAGTGAgcaatctcaaagtgctacagtaAAAAAACACTATAGATATACCACTATCATTTTTGACATACGgctaaaattaaatgaaaatcaatGATCATAATCTCCAAGATACTAGACTTTCTTTGTGCATCTCAGTCCTCTAAAGTGGAAATAAAAATCAGTCTTTGAACTTGAAGTCAAAGCATCAGTGagcctctctgctgcactgggtcacatgttccttcatcaccatgaacacactctgtactttattctgactcagtcccacacacaccgtcctgctgccccaaaccCGCCAcctgtggattcatccgccgctgaaaatagtccctaacaaatgcactgcttcctgtctgttggATAAAAACCACAGTGAGCAGCTGCTTTAGGAAACAAAACCGCAACTAAATATCTGTgagatgtttttaaagatttccGTCTTCAGTAGGAAGCGACGGGCTCGGAGCTGAgggccacagacaggaagtcagacgcTACTAAGCCTGCAAAAACCTGACTTATACAGCAACATCAGAAACAGGGTCGGCACTTTTTAGGGGCAAATGTAAATTTCTCTTCAGCTGATCTTCGTCCAGCTGCTNNNNNNNNNNNNNNNNNNNNNNNNNNNNNNNNNNNNNNNNNNNNNNNNNNNNNNNNNNNNNNNNNNNNNNNNNNNNNNNNNNNNNNNNNNNNNNNNNNNNTTGGGCTCAGTGGATCCTCCTGGAAACATTTGGGACTCTGTCCCGGTGGGTTATGCAGGACAACGGGGActggacccaaacacagatGAAACAGGCAGACTGGTGCAGCTCAgggatttattttacataaaggaGCTTCAGGTGTTGGTCAGCATCTCTAAGTCCAggtaacagaaacacaaagtccaACAAGGCAGCTTTGATGAACTGGTCCTGAACAGAGGAAGTGAACCGGTATCTATGGTCTGATGAGGGAATGAGTTGTAGGTGAGGAGTGGGCGGAGTAGGCCAGGTAGCTGCAGGACAGAGGAAGTGGGAACAGGTGTGCAGGTGGGCGGGGCAGTCAGGTGACAGGGAAAGGAGTAACAGTCCGAGGGCCTCTGGTGGACAGCTTGAGGATGGCAGGTCTGGGGAGCTGATGGACAGAAGATGAGAGACAGGACGGATGCAGAGGGTTGGGGATGAGAGAGTGTGGCTGAAGAGAGGGACTGAGGAGCAAACTGTGACCACAGCTGAACTACAGAAGACTGGGATTTCTATtctaataataaactttatttatagactTTACTCatcaaaacaaagtacaaagtgcttcacaagagacacagagagagaaagataccACAATATATGATAAAATACATGAGGGgggataaaatattaaatatgcaGGATTCGAACCACCGCTGCACCACCGGCGCCTCGCGGTCGCCATCGAACCCCACGCCGCCACCGAGTCCCCTTCACATCTGAACCTTTTCTCCTTCTGAGCAGCCTTCTAACACTCTGAGCTGTTTGATCTGAGACACTGACTCTTTCTTTGACGTCTGTCTCCAGAATGAATTTATAGGATTGAACCCACAGCATCAGAACACCTGTGGAGTCAGCCAGCACCCTGAGCCACTGGGCCAGagacaaattcaaattagctttattggcatgaatgtatagcaacaatattgccaaagcatcatataaagaacataaggacaattaatttcatacatttcattagataaggaaataaaacagcaaaagttgttTGTGagtgttaatacaaaatataataataattaaataaatatatgtataaaatataaaaattccataaaaacaaatattttaaaaaagtaaagtaaaaagtaaatattaaaaaaaagtaaagtaaaaagtaaaacaataagcgtgtgtgttagtatgttagaaaattcaaataatatattaaattaaaataaataaatgaaacagtaagcgtgttattatattaaaaatataaaataaatagataaaaccgtgtgtgtgtgtatattaataggcaaaaaaccccaaataaaattaatgaattagttcataaaaaatctgtatcaaatgtgagttttaaaacaaaacaattactaaaatatcaaacagtcaaaataataataatttgaaaattagtacaattatttatcagtctgagtttccactggttgtcctcacttcatggaggagacatattttgcagcgaTTACTTcccatttgggcatttctcccagtaaataggggagtttctgtgtgtctgatatgaattcaaATTCttggtatatttgggaaatgtttgcaaagtgtttttgtctttagggcaggaggttagaaagtgcagcccTGTCCTGTCAGATCAGAGTCTCTCCTCGTCATGTTCCTTTCACGGTCGGACCTCAAAATTGGTAAAGTTATTTAAGGATCAAACAGGAAACCTCAGACTCTCTGGAGAAGCACTCTAACACACTAAGCACGAGACAACAGCAGCATCTCAGAGGCTTCAGTGTGCAGAAATCTACAGCCATGGAAATATGAATGCATGTTTTCTAACGGTTGCCTTATTTGATGAGGAAGTAGGTGTTTGGTGTTTAAAAGCAAGTCACCTCCTCCAAAAGATGGATTCTCACTACGTAACACCGTAACGAAAGATCAGGTGTTCTCAACATTTGTTTTAACAACTTCACGGCTTCTGTGATAGTTGCAGCAGTGTTGCgttgctgccacctgctggactGGACTGGTTCGTAGTGTAGTAGTTATGAAGTGTGTCCTACGAGGCTGCCGAGCAACGACTAGACATAAACAGGAAAAAGGAAATATAGTTGGAGATGATAGAATCTTAATGGGTCCTGGGGTTCCTGGGTACTGACCCCCCCAACTCCTACATAGGTCACGGCATAATGTACACTAAATCCATTAGCAACAATTAAAACGAGGACAATGCAGCCGTGTTCAGTTCAGGGGCAGAGTGTTGTGTGGGAGCTGGGAGCTCTCTTTGGCTTTACTACTTTTCAAACCTCTtacatgcagaaaaaaatatttataacacagcaaaagaaaagggaaaagcTCTGAACTAAC encodes:
- the LOC123970969 gene encoding stonustoxin subunit beta-like — translated: MFNSQENILANLRVEPAGVRWLTPGLRKYSCELTVDTNTVHRNIKLSDDNRKATCVLENMSYPDHPDRFDQCPQLLCRDGLTGRCYWEVEWRKSVNISVSYRGIRRRGEREDCVFGLNDQSWSLSCSDRDGYSVWHNNRRTTTSSSSSSSSSSSSSSSSSSSSSNRVAVYVDCPAGSLSFYRVSSDTLIHLHTFNTTFTEPLYPGFGFGSWDSGSSVSLCSV